From the Planktothricoides raciborskii GIHE-MW2 genome, the window GGAGTTTTTCCTGAATATCGAGAACCTACGGAAACTTCCCAGACGGGAGTGATTGCTTTAGATCCAGGAGTTCGCAGTTTTTTAACGGGCTATGATGGGTCAACGATTTTAGAGATTGGTAAGAACGACATCGGCAGAATCAATCGACTCTGTACGCATCTTGACAATCTAATGAGTAAAATTGCTAGATCTGACCACAAGCGTCAACGTTATCAAATGCGTAAAGCAGCGACCAGGATTCGTGGCAAAATCCAAAACTTAATTAAGGATTTACATAACAAATCAGCATCTTTTTTGGTAAAAAATTACAAATTAATCTTTTTGCCGACTTTTGAAACCTCCAACATGGTTTCACGCCAAAAAAGAAAGATTCGTTCAAGAACGGCGAGAAATTTGCTGACTTGGAGTCATTATAAATTTGCTGAAAATTTAAAACAGATGGCGGCTAGAAATGGAGTAATTGTAGTTCGCTGCAATGAATCATTCACCTCCAAAACTTGCCCGAAATGTGGTCAAATCCACGAAAAACTGGGAGCCAACAAAAAATTTCAATGTCCTAAGTGTGGATATATAGCACCAAGAGATTGGAATGGCGCTCGCAATATCATGTTACGAGCTTTGCAGGCGACTGCCTTCACCATTGTTGGTGATGTCATACTATTCTCAGAGATGTTCAGTGATGAACAGGTTTGAGAAGGTTAAATGTTGCACTACATACCTAAGAACTTGTAAAAT encodes:
- a CDS encoding transposase; amino-acid sequence: MWKKWLAAYRWIYNWTIAYLRNKPNLSAFSLQALAREENRPDWVKELPGHQLQEAVADAVDAHKQAKANIGNASFKSCRAFDQVIKFKVGNFKNGTWYCQATKGLEFKSAEKIPQQCRYGTQLLYQKGLWFGVFPEYREPTETSQTGVIALDPGVRSFLTGYDGSTILEIGKNDIGRINRLCTHLDNLMSKIARSDHKRQRYQMRKAATRIRGKIQNLIKDLHNKSASFLVKNYKLIFLPTFETSNMVSRQKRKIRSRTARNLLTWSHYKFAENLKQMAARNGVIVVRCNESFTSKTCPKCGQIHEKLGANKKFQCPKCGYIAPRDWNGARNIMLRALQATAFTIVGDVILFSEMFSDEQV